CCCAGCAAGAAAAGCGAGCGGCTGGCAACCTGACCTACCTGATGGAGAAGAATGgttttctggtctgtctggctCATCTGGTCCCTCTGCCCCAGAGTCAGGGGTCTGGCTGTCATGTGCAATTGTTTCTCCTGAGGTTTCGGACAAATCTTTCCACCTGTAATATGTTTCAGGACAATGTGTCAATTCTAAAAAGCTGGGAGAGAAATTATGCCCTTGACAAAATGCAACAACAATGGCAGAATATCAACAGAAACGCTTTGAAACTGTATCTTtgtttgagcatctctttactCTGTGCTACTTTGAGCACCTACGTGGCACTTCACGAGAGACAACATCATTCATTATAGTAAGAGAAGCTACCTACTTTTCTCCAAGGTTCTGATTTAAATGGTGGCTGTGTTTAATCTGTGGAGACAgcacaacacagacaaacactggATGACTACACATATTTTGATTTTTGGAAAACAATCCCAGAGCGATTATACTAACTTTCCCACACAGAGCTGGTGAGAGAAGTATACCTTCTGAGGTTTGATGGGTGCTACAGGAGGAGTTCCTGGTGGACTCTGTGGTGCCAAATCTGTAGTGAAAGTACGATTTGCTATCTGCATGCATTCCTCTAGAGTCTTAAGGAAAGTCGTGCATGTAGACTTCACCATATTCCCAGTGTCTAGACCCATCTGAGAAGGAAACATAAACATACATGTTGGGTGTGGATTGCTAACAAAATCTGCTAAAATCATATGTAGCCAAAGGATTCAAGACGTATATGAAAACTTTTTCTTGTCTATTAATATGTACACAGCAACTGCAAACTAGCTACTCTATACTGCAGTTTCACACCAACAGCAGCATATCACATTTCATGCGCTCATCCAAACTTTAACCTTACCTCTGCCGTGTCTCCTAGGTCATCATTCTCCTTGATCTTGTTTACTTGTTGGAGGAGAAGGTCACAGTACAATCTGAGTTCTGACATCTTAGTTTTCAGCGCCTCTGTGTTCTCCTGAAGCTCTGTATTCATTGTGCACACAGACAGCAGATCAGAGTTTGAGAAGTGATGCAAATGCCTTACAACACTTGTATGTATGGTCTGTACTATTCCAGGTCTAAAAGCTTTTACCCTGTTTTTACTTGCAACAGTATCTTGTAAAGTATCCAAATACCTTTTTCTCTCTTGGTTCGGTTGTCTGTAAGGCAAGCTTTGGCTGTTCCCAGCGCCACCAGCCATTTCTGCCTTTCTGCTGCATTGATGGCTCTGAGGTAAAAGTACTGCTCTCCTGGTATGGTCAGGTCAACTCGTGTAGAGTCAGAGGaatgaactaaaaaaaaaaaaacagcagcaagcAAGGGGACATGCCTGTCAATACTGCATGCAAAGGATACTTGCTCTGGTTAAACCGTGCACAGAGTAAAGTGGAGCACACCGACCTTGGATTTCACAAACGGAAATTTTAATGCTGCCCTTGCACCCTTTCCAGGCATCTTCTTGAGAGTCATAGTAAGACAAAGTTCCTCCATGAAGCACAAACCAGCGAGGCTGCCAACCTGCATGGAAAAATAAGTGAATCAGTGCTGTGGCGTTACTGTAAACTGCACTTAGTTTTTAGCATTAGAAAAGTCAACAACATACAGCGTTACCCAGCTTCGTGAACTTGACGAGACTTAAGTTATGTTAGCAACAACTAATTGGTTGTGAAGTCAGATTATAACGACAGGTGGTGGACAGGACCGAGCGCTGCTAGCTAAGACTGACGTAACGGCTCACCTCTAATTCACTGAACAGCTAATTTAACAAAGATAGGAATGCTAGTGGTCAATACGCTGCCAAAGCTGGCGGCAGCTAACGTTAGCTCGTCCGTTTTAACGTCACAAACTCgctgtcatgctagctagcagcCTCAAAACGAGCTCTACAACCGAAAGCACACAAAGACTTTAGTGTTAACCTACCACTTATGTAATTGGTCCACTTATACAGCATTCCTTCCATTGTTTAATTGCGTGTTTTCCCCGTTCATTACTTGTTTATCACAACAGGACGTGATGCCCAGCTGACTGTAGCGACTCCATTGGGCCCCGAGTGTGATTTGCGGAGTAACGTCCACCGCTTTACATTTCAACTACGTCGATAAAAGTGCGTAAACTTTTTTGTGAATTCCCCACTAGCCGATCCTGAGCGTTACTATCGCCTTTCTTCCCCCCTACGTCATATGGGTTTAAGTAGCGTAGGTGTGGATTGTAGTGATTGGCACATGGAAGCATCGATGAAAGAAGAGATTCTAAAGAAAGGGCGGGACTTAGGAATGACGCTATCCAATTGCAGATGGAGGAGGGCAGACAGCTGAACAGTGGGTGCGTTCGTCGCAGAAGTTGGGTGCCACGTATGGCATTCTTTAcatgtctttattttaaattctgTAAAAAGAGAGAGTGAAATTGAAGTTATCTCATCCACTTCTCATGAGTAAGTGCTGTTATCTATAAGTATGATCTTATTTTCTCTCTGCTCGCTATTGGCATCACTGTTTGTGTTGGTCACTGGGGGAAAACTGCCCGAGCCCGAAGTGAAAATTGAGGTGATACACAAACCCTTCATGTGCCACCGCAAGTCAAAAAACGGAGACATGCTTCTTGTTCATTACGAGGGATTTCTGGAGAGTAATGGCACCATGTTTCATTCCAGGTAATAAATGTAACAGTGATGCATGTCTTGCATATACTTTAGTCTCAATCCTTGAGTGTAGTCACTGCTTATTAAAACTGTACTCCGCTGAATATATGCAGACATACGCAGCATCTCATATTTCTGCATTTGTGCAGCTGGACAGTCAAACTCAACACTTAGCCACTTATATCCTCACATAGTTGGCTGGCACTCACTTAACCCTCATTCCACTTACATTTGGCATATCAGTCCTCTGTATGGCATCCAGATATTGACTGCATGTCTCTTTTTGACTCCTGATAGCCGCAAACATGGGGATAAAAACCCTGTGTGGCTTACCCTGGGGATCCGAGAGGTGCTCAAGGGTTGGGATAAGGGTCTGCAGAACATGTGCACAGGGGAGCGCAGGAAGCTGACTGTACCTCCATCGCTGGCATATGGCAAGGAAGGAAAAGGTAACACAAACTATGTGCAACAcgtacagaaaaaaacaaaacgttcCACTGTAACATCTCTGTCACTTGGACATTTTTATTGGTTTACAGGGAAAATTCCTCCAAGCAGCACCCTCATTTTTGACATTGAGCTCATGGAGATTCGAAATGGTCCCAGGTCACACGAATCTTTCCGGGATATGGATCTGAATGATGACTGGAAGCTCTCCAGACAGGAGGTATCTAGCTAGCTAGCTTGCGAtccatctgtctgtctatctggCTATCTATTTTGTCATCACTATTTTCTCTCCACACCTTTCAGGTAAAAGAGTACTTGAAGAAGGAATTTGAGAAACATGGCTACTCACCCAACGACACACATCATGAAGTTATGGTGGATGACATCTTCAATAACGAGGATGAAGATAAAGATGGGTTTATATCTGCCAGGGAGTTCACCTACCAGCATGATGAACTGTAAAAGACTGTTTTTTAGAATAATATTTTCACACTATTTGAACTCCGCTCTCATAATTTTTGACTGAACTTGAAAATATCAGCTCGATGTCGtgttattttatattaaaaggactttttaatttatatttctaTTGTACATGCACTGAAAGTGCCACCAAAAATGCATTTAGGTCACTGTTCTGGATTCATTAAACTATTgttttggaaattaaaaaaTCTTTGTCAATTTATCTTTACTACGTTTATAATTAATGCCCCCAAAAAGTAAATTGTGACAtagctggaagcagccatcaggaGAATGGCACATTCTAGTCATAAAACCATGATAATGGTCAGTAACAATATtgaggtaggctgtggtgtttaaacaaggCTTTATTGTATTATTAAGAAAATATCACCACATcaacagcctgaactgttgatgcAAGGTAGCCTATAATGTCTGAATGCCACAGCAAAACAGTCAacactcatcagaccaggcaatgtttttccaatcttctattgtccaatttttGTGAACCTATGCAAATTATAACctcaacttcctgtttttagctAACAGGAGTGGCACCAGGTGCAGTTTTCTGCTTCTGTAGACCATCTGCAATGAGGTTCAACTCGTTTTGTATTCAGTATTGGATTCATTTTGTATCTTGCACGTACCTGGGTTGTATTAAGGGGTTATTTGAATTGTTCCTGGATTTCTATGAGCTCAAAGCAGCCTGTCCATTCTCACTCTGACTTCTGTCATCAAGACATTTTCATCCAGGAaactgccgctcactggatatttttatttatttattttttcaagaaTTCCCTGTGAACCCTAGAGATGGCTCTGCAGGAAAATctcagtaaatcagcagttccTGAAATACtcaggccaggccatctggcaCCAAACCATGCTGTGTTAGAAGTaacttaaatcacttttcttcccccttctgatgctcagtttgaagtTCAGCAGGTCATGTTGAACATGTTCAAACTCCACAATGTGACTGGCcaattagatatttgtgttaatgagtaGGTGAACTGGTTTATCTGATGTAGAGGCCCGTGAGTATATGTCTGTAatttcttctgtgtttgttcAGCAGTCAATAGAGGGCACTCTTGtccttcttttgttttcttgaacTACTTGCAACTCTTTAATCTCTCCAGATAACAAAGCCAGTATTCTCCCTGAGTTTCTAGTTGCTATATTGGCTGCCCAATTACCCAAATGAGAATGCAGCAGTACAGTCCCATATAGCATTGCTTACTGTCAAGAGAAAATCATCAGATAGTTGCAATGCAGTTCAAGCCACTTATAATGATGGATATAAATATTTCATGTGGTGAGGCTAAAATCATTTtatctcttcatatttttcagttcatttatatTTACTAAGCTTTCAGTAACTATCATGTTATATTAGTGGCATCCACAGAACCGATTTTCTTTCAGTGCCGAGgcctaaaaatgtgttttagtgAAAAGATTTTTCTTCAATCCTAAGTATAGACAGCACTTATGAGTGTATATTTAATCATATATACACAAAATCCGGCTGTCA
The genomic region above belongs to Oreochromis niloticus isolate F11D_XX linkage group LG11, O_niloticus_UMD_NMBU, whole genome shotgun sequence and contains:
- the fkbp14 gene encoding peptidyl-prolyl cis-trans isomerase FKBP14 is translated as MILFSLCSLLASLFVLVTGGKLPEPEVKIEVIHKPFMCHRKSKNGDMLLVHYEGFLESNGTMFHSSRKHGDKNPVWLTLGIREVLKGWDKGLQNMCTGERRKLTVPPSLAYGKEGKGKIPPSSTLIFDIELMEIRNGPRSHESFRDMDLNDDWKLSRQEVKEYLKKEFEKHGYSPNDTHHEVMVDDIFNNEDEDKDGFISAREFTYQHDEL